A window of Leeia aquatica genomic DNA:
TGAACGGACAGGTGGTCCCGGAGTACAGGGTCATCATGATGCGGACGTCGCTCCATCAAACAAATCGTGAAAGCGGCATTTTAGCAAAGTGGACATGCCCATGACCAGAAAAAGATTACAAGCCCATGAAAACAAAGAGGAAAACAAGAAAAACCAGCCAACTAATAGCTGCGCCCAGCATAAAAAAACGGGGGCCAAGCCCCCGTTTCTACACATCAGACAAACCGGCGTGTGCTTAATGCACTTCTTTCCAGTAGTCCTGCTTCAGCAGATAGACAAACGGCAGCAGGATCAGGATCAGGAAGAACAGCACGCCGTAGCCCAGCTGCTCGCGGAACACCTGGTGCGGTTCACCCATCCAGACCAGATAGTTGACCAGATCGGTCACCTTACGGTCATACTCAAGGGTGTTGGCCTTGCCATCATTCAGCGAGGTCAGCAGGCCCGGCTTCACCAGCTCCAGCTTTTCCAGCACTTGGTGCGGTTTGTTTTCGTGATCTTTCTCCGTCTTGTAGACGGCCACTTGCTCGCCTTGCAGCTCCCACAGCACGTGCGGCATGCCCACCTTGTCGAACACTTTGTTGTTCCAGCCGGTCGGGCGGCTGCTGTCACGGTAGAAGCCGCGCAGGTAGGTGTACAGCCAGTCGGCACCGTTGTCCTTGGTGCGGGCAATCACGGAGAGGTCCGGCGGAACCGCGCCAAACCACTCCTTGGCTTCCTTGCCGTTCATGGCCACCGTCATCGGGTCGGTTACCTTGTCGGCCGCGAACAGCATATTGGCCTTGATCTGCTCTTCCGGAATGCCAATGTCGGCCAGACCATTGAAACGCATGGCCTGGGCGGAGTGACAAGACAAGCAGTAGTTGACAAACACCTGTGCGCCACGCTGCAGGGATTCCTGATTGCGCGGGTTGATCTCGACGTGGTCGAGCTGCACAGACGACTCATTAGCCAGAGCCAGCACCGGGGCGACACAGGCCAGCAACAGCAGTTGCTTGATCATGCGGGTCAATTTCATCACCGTATCCGTCCCTTGCTCACATGGTTACCCGGCTAGGCACCGGTTTCACTTTGTCGATGCTGGTAAACACCGGCATCAGAATGAAGAAGGCGAAGTAAACCACGCTCAGGATCCGGGCGATCAGTGTACCCATGTCAGTTGGCGGCTTGGTGCCCAGATAGCCCAGACCCAGGAAGGCCACCACAAACAGGGCCAGTGCGCTCTTGTACAGCACGCCACGGTAGCGGATCGACTTCACCGGGCTACGGTCCAGCCATGGCAGGAAGGCAAAGGCCAGCACGGAGGCGCCCATGGCGGCCACACCGGGGAACTGGGAACCCAGAATCGGCGGAACCGCGCGCAGGATGGCGTAGAACGGGGTGAAGTACCATACCGGCGCAATATGCGGTGGCGTCTTCAGCGGGTCTGCCGGGATGAAGTTGTTGTACTCCAGGAAGTAGCCACCCATTTCCGGCATGAAGAACACAATGGCGGTGAACACGATCAGGAATACCACCACACCATAAATATCCTTGATGGTGTAGTAAGGGTGGCTATAGATCGCATCCAGATACAGGCCGGTCTTCGGGTCTTTCGGCTGCTTCTTCACTTCAATGCCGTCCGGGTTGTTGGAACCCACTTCGTGCAGTGCCATCAAGTGAGCAGCCACCAGACCGATCAGCACCAGTGGCAGCGCAATCACGTGCAGCGCAAAGAAGCGATTCAGGGTCACACCGGACACCACATAGTCACCACGAATCCACACGGCCAGATCCGGCCCGATGTACGGCACCGAGCCGAACAGGTTAACGATCACCTGTGCACCCCAGAAGGACATCTGCCCCCAAGGCAGCAGATAACCAAAGAAGGCTTCGCCCATCAGAGCCAGGAAAATCATCACGCCGAAGATCCAGATCAGCTCGCGCGGCGCTTTGTAGGAGCCGTACAGCAGGCCACGGAACATGTGCAGGTAGACCACCACAAAGAACATGGAGGCACCCGTGGAGTGCATGTTACGGATCAGCCAGCCACCCGGCACATCACGCATGATGTATTCCACCGACCAGAATGCCTTCTGTGCATCCGGCACATAGTTCATGGTCAGGAAAATGCCGGTAACAATCTGCAGCACCAGCACCAAAGCCGCCAGTGAACCGAAGTAGTACCAGAAGTTGAAGTTCTTCGGAGCAGCATATTTGCCCCATTGCTCTTCCCACATGCGGGTGAGCGGGAAGCGCTCATTGACCCAGCCGAGCAGGCCGTTGCGGTCCTGTTGCACGCTGTTCGCCATGCTTACGCTCCTTTTCCGTCGTCACCCACCAGCAGGGTAGTACCGCTGAGCTTGTAGGGCGGAATTTCCAGGTTTTTCGGGGCAGGGGAACCGGCATACACGCGGCCCGCCAAATCAAAACGAGAGCCATGACAGGGGCAAAGGAAGCCGCCCTTCCAGTCCGCGCCCAGATCGGCTGGCGCAATTTCCTTGCGCAGGGTGGGCGAACAGCCCAAGTGCGTACAGACGCCCAACGCCACAAACAGCTCAGGCTTGACCGAACGGTTGGTGTTCTTGGCGTAATCCGGTTGCTGCGGATCTTCCGACTTTGGGTCTGCCAGCTTGCCATCCAGCGATGGCAACACGCTCAGCATGTCCGGGGTGCGGCTCAGAATCCACACCGGCTTGCCACGCCACTCTACCGTCAGCAATTGCCCCGGCTCCAGCTTGGATACATCTACTTCCACCGGTGCACCTGCTGCTTTTGCGCGCGCACTCGGGAACCAACTGGCCACAAAGGGTGTCGCAATACCAGCTACTGCCACGCCACCTGCTACGCCGGATGCGGCGAGCAGAAAGCGGCGCTTGCCACTGTCTACCGTTTGATCACTCATCGCTCGATTCCTGCCAGACCTAAACCTGCGCATTCTACCGCAATCCCGCCCTCAGCTTAAGCACCACGCTCAGGAAATTGCCGCAAAAACGCCCATTCGTCGCAGCAAGGCGACGTTTCTTGATCATTGTTAGCCAGTTTTCCAACAGACGCAAAAGAAAAAACCGCCCGAAGGCGGCTTTTTCAGACTTCAAACCGTTGCAGGCAACGATTAGAAGGAGTGCTTCATACCAACGAAGAAGCGGCTCGGCTTGGTGGTGCTAGTGCTGCTACGTTGCTTGTACGAAACAGCCTCAGCGAAGAACTTGCTGCGCTTGCTGAGGTTGTAGTTCATACCAACAGACCAAGTAGTCGCTTTTACATCAGAATTGAAGCCAACGTTACGCTCGCGGCCAGCTTGAATTTGGAAGTCCACCTTGCCAAAAGAAGCACCTGCGTACAGCGTAAATGCCTTTTGCTTCGGGGTTGCAGTGCTCTTCTTCCATTGCTGATATTCAGCGCCGATGGTCCAATCACCGAACTTCACACCACCAGTAATTTCCCAAGTGTTCACGTTGTAATACTTGGCAGCAGTATCATCATACGCGTGGTTTTGGCGGTCGTATGCGAAGCCCACACCCCAGTTGCTTGCGTCGTAATCCACGCGCAGGGAAGTACCTGTTTCAGCACGCTCAGTGGTGCTCTTATTTTCTTTGGTAGACCATTGCAGGGAGCCAGTGAAGCCACCCATTGCCGGCAAATCATAGCGAACCATGTTACCAGTGCCACTCTTACGGCCATGCAACACATCGCCGTACAGTTCCAGAGCGTCGTACTTGCCATCACCAAAGTTGTCTTCGCCACGACCCAGACGAACTTGACCAAAGGAACCCTTCAGGCCAACCCAAGTATTGTGGTTGCCAAAGGTGCCGTCACGCTTGGTATCGCCTTCGTCGTAATTGGAGCCATCCAGCGAGAAGCGTGAGCGGATTTGACCTACTGCGGTCAAACCATTGCCCAGATCTTCAGACATATTGAACTGGATTTGACCACGGCCATCAATCTGGGTTTGACGAGTCTTATCCCCTGCCACAACTTTGCTCTCACCCTTGATTTCAGACTGGCGAGCATAGTTTGCATCGGAATTCAGAATTTGCAGGCCACCACGCACATAGCCAGAAATGGTCACGTTGCCGCTATCAGCGAATGCCGGAGCAGCCAGGGCGCCCAGCACAGCAACTGCGATCAGCTTTTTCATTTAGATCACTCCATATGGTTAACAACAATATCAGTGCCTTCTGTCGGACACCAATTCTGTGAAACTACCAGCGCATTTAACCGCATCCACCGCCGACATGCCAAGTTGATTTTCACGTTTCGCCCGGTTTGGCACAGCAAGTGTTGCGGGGTCACAACAAGCATGCCCTTAACATAAGAAGACCCAACAAAACCGGCCGTCAAACCGCGCCAATGCTTGCCCGAAAGAAATCATCGCTGCTTTATCCCGCGCGTCACCTTCAGCACGGCAGGCGCTATTTCCGCAAGATGTGAAGGTTTCTTCCGTTGCGGCAACACAACACTTTTTGACTCCACATCCCGACTTGGCGGGGGAGTTCAGTGCCGCAGGGCATACCACACGATACCCAGCCACTCGTGCAGCATTTGCCCACTCTCACGCCATGAGCCGGCATGTGGCAGCCAGTCACGCACCCAAAAGGGCGCATCTTCATGAAACGCTACACCGGCTGGGTACACTTGCAGCCCTTGCTGTTGAAACTGCGGCAGCGCGCGGCGCAAGTGCCAGGCATCGCTCACCACGTACACGCGCCCCACGCCATGCTGGCGAAGCAACCGCGCACTGAAGGACGCGTTCTCGGCTGTCGTGTTTGATGCGCCTTCCAGCCATTGAACCCGCACGCCCAATTCATCCTGCAATACACGTTGCTGCAAAACCGCCTCGGCAATACCGCCATCAGGCGCACCGCCGCTGACCAGTATCGGCAAACCGGTCTTGCGATGCAGCCAGGCCGCGTAGCGCGCTCGCTGCAAGCTGGCTTTGGACAGGGTTCGACTTTCATGGAAGTCCGCCTGCGCCGCCTGACGCCCCCCTCCCAATACCACAATCGCCTGAGCGTCCGGATGAGGCTGCCAGGCCATGCCCCGCTCCAGCCCGGCCGCCAGACGGTTGGCACACCACGGAGTAGCGGTCAGATAGAGCAGAAACAGCCCAACCCAGAACCCCACCTTGGCAAGACGCGGAAAACGCTGCCGCCCCAGCCAGGCCAGCAGCAGCAGCCACAGCAGGCTGAAGGGCGGTAATACAAAGGCAACGATCAGGTTACGGATGAACCAGCTGGTATCCATGCCGTTCAGGCCAGTGCGTCAAGCAACAACTGGTGGACACCACCAAAACCACCATTGCTCATCACCAGAATCTGGTCACCCGGTTGCGCCATGTGCACCACCGCCGCTACCAGCGCGTCCAGTTGCTCGAAAGACTGCCCTCGCGCACCGAGTGGTGCCAGTGCCACAGCCGCATCCCAGCCCAGATTGTGTGCATAGCAGAAACTGTGGTCCGCCTCTTGCAAGCTGGCGGCCAATTCATCCTTCATGGCACCCAGCTTCATGGTGTTGGAGCGCGGTTCCAGCACGGCCAGAATGCGTGCCTGCCCCACCTTGCGACGTAGACCGGCAACGGTGGTGGCAATGGCCGTAGGGTGGTGGGCAAAATCATCGTATACCGTGATGTCACGCACCGTACCGCGTACCTCCATCCGCCGCCGCACATTCTGAAAAGCCGCCAGCCCCGCCAGTGACTGCGCCACCGTCACACCAGCATGGCGTGCCGCCGCAATGGCAGCAAGAGCGTTGTGGCGGTTATGCTCACCCAGCATGGACCAGTGCAAATCACCCTGCGTCTGGCCTCCCAGCAGCACGCTACACCCATTATTCGCATCCGGCGCGCCTGCTTGCCAGCCTGCATCCACCGCAAAGCGTTCCAGGCTGCTCCAGCAGCCGCGCTGCAACACCCGCTCCAGCGCGGGCGACTGGCCATTGCTGATCACCCGTCCCTCGCGAGGCACGGTACGCAGCAGGTGGTGGAACTGGGTTTCGATGGCCGCCAGATCGGCAAAAATATCAGCGTGGTCAAACTCCAGATTGTTCAGGATCGCGGTACGCGGGTGGTAATGTACAAACTTGGAGCGCTTGTCGAAGAAGGCAGTATCGTATTCATCGGCTTCAATCACAAAGAACCGGCTGTCCGTCAGCCGCGCCGAAATACCAAAGTTCATCGGCACCCCGCCGATCAGGAACCCTGGATTCAAACCCGCATGCTCCAATATCCACGCCAGCATCGAGCTGGTGGTGGTCTTGCCGTGCGTACCGGCCACCGCCAGCACCCACTTGTCGCGCAGCACATGCTCCGCCAGCCACTGCGGCCCCGAGGTATAGGGCAGGCCACGGTCCATGATGGCCTCCATCAGCGGATTGCCGCGCGACACCACATTGCCGACCACGAACAGATCCGGCTGCAGGTCCAGTTGCTGCTCAGCAAAGCCTTCAATCAACTCAATGCCCAACTGCTCCAGCTGGGTACTCATCGGCGGGTACACCCCCGCATCGCAGCCTGTTACCCGATGCCCCGCTGCTTTGGCAATGGCCGCAATCCCCCCCATGAAGGTTCCGCAAATGCCAATGATATGGATATGCATGCCGCTTTTCCCGTTGCGTGCGTAAAGCGCTGATTCTAACAGGCTTTGCTGCGAATCAGGCCACAGCCACGCATTCGTCATGGCCTGCAGGCTTGCGTTCATGCAGCCCGCTGGTTATCCTTGCCCCGACTCGCGCAGTCCGCTTTTGGCGATGCCGCTGATCCCTACAAGAATAGTGCGACACACTGGAACCCTATGGCTGCCTCTCCTGCTGATATTGCCCGCATTGCCCTGATTCGTCTGGCTGAACAAAGTCTGCCCCCCACCCCGGAAAATTACGCCCGCTTTTACTATGATGTGACCGGCACCGCACAGCCCGCGATGCAGGATGCGCAGCTGGTTGCACAGGTACAGCAGGTGGTACAGGACGCCAATCTGACCACCCTGCAGCTGGTGCAATACCTGGGCGGGCAGAATGCCACGCTGGAAACCTCCATAGAGGACCTGAGCCAGGCAGACGACAAGACCCGCGTGCTGCACCTGCTCAACAGCCTGATCAGTACCACCCGCTCCATGCAGCAAACGGTGGAAGCATCACGCACCGAATTGAACGAAACCCGCCAAACCCTGCAGCAACTGCAGCATGAAGTGGAAATGAGCCACCACGACATGGAACACGACCTGATTACCGGGGTGCAGAACCGGCTGGGCATGGACAAGACGCTGGCCAAAGAGGTCAGCAAAGCGCAGTCGACACGTACCAAGCTGACGGTATCCCTGATCGCCATCGACAGCTTCGAGGAGCACAAGAAGCGGCACGGCATCGACAGCTCGGACAAGCTGCTGCAGCATCTGGTCACGGTAGGCCGCTCGGTCATGCGCGACAGCGACAGCATGGTGCGCTATGGGCAAGAAGAATTTCTGCTGGTCCTGCCGGAGACCGACCTCAAGGGA
This region includes:
- the petA gene encoding ubiquinol-cytochrome c reductase iron-sulfur subunit, with translation MSDQTVDSGKRRFLLAASGVAGGVAVAGIATPFVASWFPSARAKAAGAPVEVDVSKLEPGQLLTVEWRGKPVWILSRTPDMLSVLPSLDGKLADPKSEDPQQPDYAKNTNRSVKPELFVALGVCTHLGCSPTLRKEIAPADLGADWKGGFLCPCHGSRFDLAGRVYAGSPAPKNLEIPPYKLSGTTLLVGDDGKGA
- a CDS encoding cytochrome c1; its protein translation is MKLTRMIKQLLLLACVAPVLALANESSVQLDHVEINPRNQESLQRGAQVFVNYCLSCHSAQAMRFNGLADIGIPEEQIKANMLFAADKVTDPMTVAMNGKEAKEWFGAVPPDLSVIARTKDNGADWLYTYLRGFYRDSSRPTGWNNKVFDKVGMPHVLWELQGEQVAVYKTEKDHENKPHQVLEKLELVKPGLLTSLNDGKANTLEYDRKVTDLVNYLVWMGEPHQVFREQLGYGVLFFLILILLPFVYLLKQDYWKEVH
- a CDS encoding porin is translated as MKKLIAVAVLGALAAPAFADSGNVTISGYVRGGLQILNSDANYARQSEIKGESKVVAGDKTRQTQIDGRGQIQFNMSEDLGNGLTAVGQIRSRFSLDGSNYDEGDTKRDGTFGNHNTWVGLKGSFGQVRLGRGEDNFGDGKYDALELYGDVLHGRKSGTGNMVRYDLPAMGGFTGSLQWSTKENKSTTERAETGTSLRVDYDASNWGVGFAYDRQNHAYDDTAAKYYNVNTWEITGGVKFGDWTIGAEYQQWKKSTATPKQKAFTLYAGASFGKVDFQIQAGRERNVGFNSDVKATTWSVGMNYNLSKRSKFFAEAVSYKQRSSTSTTKPSRFFVGMKHSF
- the mpl gene encoding UDP-N-acetylmuramate:L-alanyl-gamma-D-glutamyl-meso-diaminopimelate ligase; this translates as MHIHIIGICGTFMGGIAAIAKAAGHRVTGCDAGVYPPMSTQLEQLGIELIEGFAEQQLDLQPDLFVVGNVVSRGNPLMEAIMDRGLPYTSGPQWLAEHVLRDKWVLAVAGTHGKTTTSSMLAWILEHAGLNPGFLIGGVPMNFGISARLTDSRFFVIEADEYDTAFFDKRSKFVHYHPRTAILNNLEFDHADIFADLAAIETQFHHLLRTVPREGRVISNGQSPALERVLQRGCWSSLERFAVDAGWQAGAPDANNGCSVLLGGQTQGDLHWSMLGEHNRHNALAAIAAARHAGVTVAQSLAGLAAFQNVRRRMEVRGTVRDITVYDDFAHHPTAIATTVAGLRRKVGQARILAVLEPRSNTMKLGAMKDELAASLQEADHSFCYAHNLGWDAAVALAPLGARGQSFEQLDALVAAVVHMAQPGDQILVMSNGGFGGVHQLLLDALA
- a CDS encoding GGDEF domain-containing protein; this encodes MAASPADIARIALIRLAEQSLPPTPENYARFYYDVTGTAQPAMQDAQLVAQVQQVVQDANLTTLQLVQYLGGQNATLETSIEDLSQADDKTRVLHLLNSLISTTRSMQQTVEASRTELNETRQTLQQLQHEVEMSHHDMEHDLITGVQNRLGMDKTLAKEVSKAQSTRTKLTVSLIAIDSFEEHKKRHGIDSSDKLLQHLVTVGRSVMRDSDSMVRYGQEEFLLVLPETDLKGARFVLDRLQLILHRSPVFVQNDKIQVSLSAGIAQMQGNEKSHSLVMRADRALFAAKAVGNGHIEYAGQQ
- a CDS encoding YdcF family protein, which translates into the protein MDTSWFIRNLIVAFVLPPFSLLWLLLLAWLGRQRFPRLAKVGFWVGLFLLYLTATPWCANRLAAGLERGMAWQPHPDAQAIVVLGGGRQAAQADFHESRTLSKASLQRARYAAWLHRKTGLPILVSGGAPDGGIAEAVLQQRVLQDELGVRVQWLEGASNTTAENASFSARLLRQHGVGRVYVVSDAWHLRRALPQFQQQGLQVYPAGVAFHEDAPFWVRDWLPHAGSWRESGQMLHEWLGIVWYALRH
- a CDS encoding cytochrome b, with product MANSVQQDRNGLLGWVNERFPLTRMWEEQWGKYAAPKNFNFWYYFGSLAALVLVLQIVTGIFLTMNYVPDAQKAFWSVEYIMRDVPGGWLIRNMHSTGASMFFVVVYLHMFRGLLYGSYKAPRELIWIFGVMIFLALMGEAFFGYLLPWGQMSFWGAQVIVNLFGSVPYIGPDLAVWIRGDYVVSGVTLNRFFALHVIALPLVLIGLVAAHLMALHEVGSNNPDGIEVKKQPKDPKTGLYLDAIYSHPYYTIKDIYGVVVFLIVFTAIVFFMPEMGGYFLEYNNFIPADPLKTPPHIAPVWYFTPFYAILRAVPPILGSQFPGVAAMGASVLAFAFLPWLDRSPVKSIRYRGVLYKSALALFVVAFLGLGYLGTKPPTDMGTLIARILSVVYFAFFILMPVFTSIDKVKPVPSRVTM